In Arthrobacter citreus, a genomic segment contains:
- a CDS encoding substrate-binding domain-containing protein, translating to MQTAHATGRKQLLTTAAFIAVGGLVLTACSPGEEESNSEPTNNSVEGNQAEGDSVTIGFSGPAADHGWLGAINSAALAEAEKYPDIELRVAEGTNDANLQISQVEQFINDRVDAIVLLPTDGAALTDVATRAMEAGIPVINVDREFSSPFAARTTVLGDNYGMGVSAGTYVCEQVGDQPDAVVAEVAGIDSLPLTQDRSQGFKDALESCGLEVSNRVAADFTVQGGEAAASQLLSAAPEIDALWNHDDDQGIGVLAAIDAAGRDEFIMVGGAGSANAMREIEAGDGVLKATIIYPHTQAADGIRLARLLVQDKAMSDLVEIEVPNRVVLNAPVVTSENVDQYLPTAFES from the coding sequence ATGCAGACAGCACACGCAACCGGCCGGAAGCAGCTCCTGACCACCGCGGCATTCATCGCCGTTGGCGGACTGGTCCTCACCGCCTGCTCGCCCGGCGAGGAGGAATCCAACAGCGAACCCACCAACAACTCCGTGGAAGGCAACCAGGCCGAGGGCGACTCCGTCACCATCGGCTTCTCCGGTCCTGCCGCTGACCACGGCTGGCTCGGTGCCATCAACTCCGCGGCGCTGGCGGAAGCCGAGAAGTACCCCGATATCGAGCTGCGGGTGGCTGAAGGCACCAATGACGCCAACCTGCAGATCAGCCAAGTGGAGCAGTTCATCAACGACCGGGTGGACGCCATTGTGCTGCTGCCAACCGACGGCGCGGCACTGACCGACGTCGCAACCCGGGCGATGGAGGCGGGCATTCCCGTGATCAACGTGGACCGGGAATTCTCCAGCCCGTTTGCCGCGCGCACCACGGTTTTGGGCGACAACTACGGCATGGGCGTCAGCGCCGGCACGTACGTCTGCGAGCAGGTGGGCGATCAGCCCGACGCCGTCGTCGCCGAAGTGGCCGGCATTGATTCGCTGCCGCTGACGCAGGACCGCAGCCAGGGATTCAAGGACGCGCTGGAGTCCTGCGGGCTGGAGGTCAGCAACCGGGTGGCCGCTGACTTCACGGTTCAGGGCGGGGAGGCCGCGGCTTCCCAGCTGCTCTCGGCTGCGCCGGAAATTGATGCCCTGTGGAATCATGACGACGACCAGGGCATCGGGGTGCTGGCAGCCATCGATGCCGCGGGCCGGGACGAGTTCATCATGGTGGGCGGTGCCGGCTCGGCAAACGCCATGCGGGAGATTGAGGCCGGTGACGGTGTCCTAAAGGCCACCATCATCTATCCGCACACCCAGGCCGCGGACGGAATCCGGCTGGCCCGGCTGTTGGTGCAGGACAAGGCGATGAGTGACCTGGTGGAAATCGAGGTGCCCAATAGGGTGGTCCTGAACGCCCCGGTGGTGACCTCGGAGAACGTGGACCAGTACCTGCCCACCGCGTTCGAGTCCTGA
- a CDS encoding sugar ABC transporter permease has translation MALVDTGVTPGRDAARSGLAPGQRRPPSYRRRDQLTGYLFVAPQVLGIVAFVLLPLALIFYYSVHEWNVLANTFTFVGTENVERLFADPQMGGVLKSTGIFSVGLVLMNLSLGLLLAVMLNRKMRGITVFRTLFFSPVVVSLVAWTIVWGFLLQSDGGINGLLQLAGIEGPNWLREGPTAMLSVIVVQVFKNVGLNMILFLAALQGVPHELYEAARMDGARPARIFRSITLPMISPTVLLTSIITIVGSLQVFAQIAVLTQGGPGISTTVLVYYLYQQAFQFGRFGYGALLAVVLFIIVLILTVVQWVLRRKWVFHEN, from the coding sequence GTGGCACTTGTTGATACAGGCGTGACGCCAGGCCGGGACGCAGCACGTTCCGGCCTGGCGCCCGGCCAACGGCGGCCCCCGAGTTACCGGCGCCGCGATCAGCTCACCGGCTACCTCTTTGTGGCACCCCAGGTACTGGGCATCGTGGCCTTCGTCCTGCTGCCGCTGGCGCTGATCTTCTACTACAGCGTGCATGAGTGGAACGTCTTGGCGAACACCTTCACTTTCGTGGGCACCGAGAACGTTGAGCGGCTGTTCGCCGATCCGCAGATGGGCGGCGTCCTCAAATCCACCGGCATCTTCTCGGTCGGACTGGTTCTAATGAATCTCTCGCTCGGTCTCCTGCTTGCTGTCATGCTCAACCGCAAGATGCGCGGCATCACGGTGTTCCGTACCCTGTTTTTCTCCCCCGTGGTGGTGAGCCTGGTGGCATGGACCATTGTCTGGGGCTTCCTGCTGCAGTCCGACGGCGGCATCAACGGCCTGCTCCAGCTAGCCGGCATCGAGGGGCCGAACTGGCTCCGTGAGGGACCGACGGCGATGCTCAGCGTGATCGTGGTGCAGGTCTTCAAGAACGTGGGCCTGAACATGATCCTGTTCCTGGCCGCACTGCAGGGCGTGCCGCACGAACTGTACGAAGCAGCCAGGATGGATGGTGCCCGCCCCGCACGGATCTTCCGGAGCATCACGCTGCCGATGATCTCCCCCACGGTGCTGCTGACATCGATCATCACTATTGTCGGCTCGCTGCAGGTCTTCGCCCAGATTGCCGTACTGACTCAGGGAGGCCCCGGGATTTCGACCACCGTGCTGGTGTACTACCTCTACCAGCAGGCGTTCCAATTCGGGCGCTTCGGCTACGGCGCCCTGCTCGCCGTCGTGCTCTTCATCATCGTCCTCATCCTCACGGTCGTGCAGTGGGTCCTGAGGCGAAAGTGGGTTTTCCATGAAAACTGA
- a CDS encoding FAD-dependent oxidoreductase, with amino-acid sequence MTDLTCDILVVGGGLGGVAAALAALRTGKTVVLTEEYDWIGGQLTSQAVPLDEHTWVEQFGVTASYRQLRVGIRDYYRSWYPLTEQARAQTHLNPGAGLVSRLCAEPRVGVAVLEAMLAPFRASGRLTVLQPVRPVSAVVDGDVVRKVTLRHRDSGLEYSVSAAYVLDATELGDLLPLTGTEYVTGFEAQAETGEPSAPEEAQPDNQQAVSWCFVIDHVAGDHVIDKPAGYDYWREVQPPFWGAKLLSLTAPDPRTLETVTRTFTPTIDDDPLAQLADQRAYAGDRELWTFRRIVSRKMFAPGTYESDLVLVNWPMIDYLEGTVVDNPDAQEHLARARELSYCVFYWLQTEAPRPDGGIGWPGLRLRGDITGTDDGLAMAPYIRESRRIRAEYTVVEQDLSIAVKGNNQPTRYDDSVGVGMYRIDLHPSTAGDNYIDVASTPFEIPLGALLPVRMTNLLPAGKNIGTTHITNGAFRLHPVEWNIGESAGALAAFCLDQQVAPRTVRDKSQLLQDFQATLTRDGVELHWPDVTGY; translated from the coding sequence ATGACAGATCTGACATGCGACATTTTGGTTGTCGGCGGCGGACTCGGCGGTGTGGCCGCGGCCCTCGCTGCCCTCCGCACCGGCAAAACCGTGGTCCTCACCGAAGAATACGATTGGATCGGCGGGCAGCTGACCAGCCAGGCCGTGCCACTGGATGAACACACCTGGGTGGAACAGTTCGGCGTCACCGCTTCCTACCGGCAGCTGCGTGTCGGCATCCGCGACTATTACCGCTCCTGGTATCCGCTCACCGAGCAGGCCCGGGCCCAGACCCATCTCAATCCCGGTGCCGGGCTGGTCAGCCGGCTTTGTGCCGAACCCCGCGTGGGCGTGGCGGTGCTCGAGGCCATGCTGGCTCCGTTCCGTGCCAGCGGCCGGCTCACCGTTTTGCAGCCCGTCCGCCCGGTTTCCGCCGTCGTCGACGGTGACGTGGTGCGGAAGGTGACCCTGCGGCACCGGGACAGCGGGCTGGAATACTCAGTGTCCGCCGCCTACGTCTTGGACGCTACAGAGCTGGGTGATCTGCTCCCCCTCACCGGCACCGAATACGTCACGGGTTTCGAGGCCCAGGCCGAAACCGGAGAGCCAAGTGCCCCGGAGGAGGCCCAGCCCGATAACCAGCAAGCCGTATCCTGGTGCTTCGTCATCGACCACGTCGCCGGGGACCACGTCATCGACAAGCCCGCCGGCTACGACTACTGGCGAGAGGTGCAGCCGCCGTTCTGGGGTGCAAAGCTGCTGTCGTTGACCGCACCGGACCCGCGGACCCTGGAGACCGTCACCCGGACTTTCACCCCCACCATCGACGACGACCCGCTGGCCCAACTGGCCGATCAGCGCGCCTACGCCGGTGACCGGGAACTCTGGACCTTCCGGCGCATCGTTTCGCGCAAAATGTTCGCCCCCGGCACCTACGAAAGCGACCTCGTGCTGGTGAACTGGCCGATGATCGACTACCTCGAGGGCACCGTCGTCGACAACCCCGACGCGCAGGAACACCTCGCCCGCGCCCGGGAACTGAGCTACTGCGTCTTCTACTGGCTGCAGACCGAGGCGCCCCGGCCTGACGGCGGCATAGGCTGGCCCGGCCTGCGGCTGCGCGGGGACATCACCGGCACCGACGATGGACTGGCGATGGCACCCTACATCCGTGAAAGCCGCCGTATCCGGGCCGAATACACCGTGGTGGAACAGGACCTGTCCATCGCGGTGAAAGGCAACAACCAGCCCACCCGCTACGACGATTCCGTGGGAGTGGGGATGTACCGGATAGACCTGCACCCCTCCACTGCGGGGGACAACTACATAGACGTGGCCTCCACTCCGTTCGAGATTCCGCTCGGCGCCCTGTTACCGGTGCGCATGACCAACCTGCTGCCAGCCGGCAAGAACATCGGCACCACGCATATCACCAACGGCGCCTTCCGGCTCCACCCGGTGGAGTGGAACATTGGCGAATCTGCCGGGGCCCTCGCCGCGTTCTGCCTGGACCAGCAGGTTGCGCCGCGGACCGTTCGGGACAAGTCCCAGCTGCTCCAGGACTTCCAGGCAACACTCACCCGCGACGGCGTTGAGCTGCACTGGCCCGACGTCACCGGCTACTAA
- a CDS encoding SdpI family protein, whose product MSEEFGGLIPLLFVLVFLPGLCIAVTRQAADGLIGRNGSAGIRTRHTKASDEAWVAGHRAALPVVKKMWPAAAAGVLAAVVVQFVAGGGWGTGAAFLALIVETVILVRSASAANGAARAAGGAAGA is encoded by the coding sequence ATGTCTGAGGAGTTCGGCGGACTGATTCCGCTGCTGTTCGTGCTGGTTTTCCTGCCGGGCCTCTGCATTGCCGTCACGCGGCAGGCAGCTGACGGGCTGATTGGCAGAAACGGTTCCGCCGGGATCCGTACCCGGCACACGAAGGCCTCCGACGAGGCCTGGGTTGCCGGGCACCGCGCTGCCCTTCCGGTGGTGAAAAAAATGTGGCCAGCTGCGGCTGCCGGCGTGCTGGCTGCCGTGGTGGTGCAGTTCGTGGCGGGCGGTGGTTGGGGTACCGGAGCAGCCTTTCTGGCGCTCATTGTTGAGACGGTGATCCTGGTCCGTTCCGCGTCAGCCGCTAACGGTGCCGCGCGTGCCGCCGGCGGCGCCGCCGGAGCTTAG
- a CDS encoding ABC transporter permease — MSEQNTTALEPAADGADAVGPARTNPLRRVFGGSAGRNLGLVIALLLLCVVGAVTSGERFLSVDNALTILRYASIIGVICVGMTFVITAGGIDLSVGSVMGLTTVVASLAAVQRTAAESSWLLMVAVALAVGIFAGLINGVIIAYGNVVAFIATLAMLVAARGAAELISGRSTQIVIERDFLAVMRSNVLGVPLLIWIFLLVAAAGWFLLNRTTFGRRTVAIGGNLEAARLAGIKVKRHIVWLYVLSGTTVGIAGVMMLGRTTAGTSTHGGLFELDSIAAVVVGGTLLIGGRGTIVGTVLGVLLFSILTNVFTQNNLDTSVQQVAKGAIIVVAVLLQQRFAVRGTTRRKGAL, encoded by the coding sequence GTGAGCGAGCAGAACACGACGGCGCTGGAGCCGGCCGCGGACGGTGCCGACGCCGTCGGGCCCGCCCGGACCAACCCGCTGCGGAGAGTCTTTGGAGGGTCCGCCGGACGCAACCTCGGCCTGGTGATTGCCCTGCTGCTGCTGTGCGTGGTGGGCGCGGTGACCAGCGGGGAGCGGTTCCTCAGCGTGGACAATGCACTGACCATCCTGCGCTACGCCTCGATCATCGGGGTGATCTGTGTGGGCATGACCTTTGTGATCACTGCCGGCGGCATTGACCTCTCGGTCGGTTCGGTCATGGGCCTGACCACCGTGGTTGCGTCCCTGGCCGCCGTCCAGCGCACTGCCGCCGAGAGCAGCTGGCTGCTAATGGTGGCGGTGGCGCTCGCCGTCGGGATCTTCGCGGGGCTGATCAACGGGGTGATCATCGCCTACGGCAACGTGGTGGCGTTCATCGCCACCCTGGCCATGCTGGTGGCCGCCCGCGGCGCCGCGGAACTGATCTCCGGAAGGAGCACGCAGATTGTCATCGAACGGGACTTCCTCGCCGTCATGCGCTCCAACGTGCTGGGCGTACCGCTGCTGATCTGGATTTTCCTGCTGGTGGCGGCGGCCGGCTGGTTCCTGCTCAACCGGACCACGTTTGGACGGCGCACGGTGGCGATCGGCGGGAACCTGGAGGCTGCCCGGCTGGCGGGCATCAAGGTCAAGCGGCACATTGTCTGGCTGTATGTGCTCTCCGGAACCACGGTCGGGATCGCCGGTGTCATGATGTTGGGCCGCACCACCGCCGGCACGTCCACGCACGGCGGGCTGTTCGAGCTCGACTCCATTGCCGCCGTCGTTGTCGGCGGAACCCTGCTGATTGGCGGGCGCGGCACCATCGTGGGCACCGTGCTGGGCGTGCTGCTGTTCAGTATCCTCACCAACGTGTTCACGCAGAACAATCTGGACACTTCCGTGCAGCAGGTGGCCAAGGGCGCCATCATTGTGGTGGCGGTGCTGCTGCAGCAGCGGTTCGCGGTCCGGGGAACCACCCGGCGCAAAGGTGCGCTGTGA
- a CDS encoding sugar ABC transporter ATP-binding protein has protein sequence MEASSAGANRAKPLLEVRNLSKSFAGVRALKDVNLEVLPGEVHCVLGQNGAGKSTLIKALSGVHRPDGGDIFWNGQPVQLSSPTAALELGIATMYQELDVVDGLNVAENIFLGHEDSRGGVLRVRDARRRTRELMARLGHSNLQPSAEVGGLSAAGKQVVSLARALSRDARLIIMDEPSAILDSGEVANLFRVIRGLTAEGIAVVYISHRLEEIRQIGNRISVIKDGYSTASSLPVAAATRSELVRLMTGRDVANVFPPRAAEPSAAPAMLQVQGLGLAGSFADVSFTVHAGEVLGLAGLVGSGRSEILETVYGARKATAGTVSVSDKTLRPGSVSAAVAAGVGLSPEERKSQGLLLEKPIFMNATLSTFARFARRGLLNERAEKAAARQQMTALQVEPKDPDRPARTLSGGNQQKVLLARWLIHGTRVLLLDEPTRGVDVGAKTEIYALIRGLAADGVAIVVVSSEIEEVIGLADRVLVLDAGRVLAVRNASDIDEHGVLDLVLKGSAQ, from the coding sequence ATGGAAGCCTCCAGCGCCGGAGCCAACCGCGCGAAACCGCTGCTTGAAGTCCGAAACCTGAGCAAGAGTTTCGCCGGGGTGCGGGCGCTCAAGGACGTGAACCTTGAAGTGCTGCCCGGGGAAGTGCATTGTGTTCTGGGCCAGAACGGGGCGGGAAAATCCACCCTGATCAAGGCTCTGTCCGGAGTGCACCGGCCCGACGGCGGCGACATTTTCTGGAACGGGCAGCCCGTCCAGCTGTCCAGTCCCACGGCTGCGCTGGAGCTGGGCATCGCCACCATGTACCAGGAGCTGGACGTGGTGGACGGACTGAATGTTGCCGAGAACATCTTTCTCGGTCATGAGGATTCCCGCGGGGGAGTGCTGCGGGTCCGGGATGCCCGGCGCCGGACCCGCGAGCTCATGGCCCGGCTGGGCCACTCCAACCTCCAGCCGTCGGCGGAAGTGGGCGGCTTGTCCGCCGCCGGCAAACAGGTGGTCAGCCTGGCCCGGGCGCTGTCCCGCGACGCCCGGCTCATCATCATGGACGAGCCCAGCGCCATTCTCGACTCCGGCGAAGTGGCGAACCTGTTCCGGGTGATCCGGGGGCTGACCGCTGAGGGGATTGCGGTGGTTTACATCTCCCACCGGCTGGAGGAAATCCGGCAGATCGGCAACCGGATCTCGGTGATTAAGGACGGGTACAGCACTGCCTCGTCGCTGCCGGTGGCGGCCGCAACCCGCAGTGAGTTGGTTCGGCTGATGACGGGACGGGATGTTGCCAATGTGTTCCCGCCGCGGGCCGCGGAACCGTCAGCAGCGCCGGCGATGCTTCAGGTGCAGGGGCTGGGCCTGGCCGGATCCTTTGCCGACGTGAGCTTCACAGTGCATGCCGGCGAGGTCCTGGGACTTGCCGGGCTGGTGGGTTCCGGGCGGTCGGAAATCCTGGAGACGGTGTACGGGGCGCGAAAAGCCACAGCCGGAACAGTGAGCGTGAGCGACAAGACGCTGCGGCCCGGGTCCGTCAGCGCCGCAGTTGCGGCCGGAGTCGGTCTGTCTCCGGAGGAGCGCAAAAGCCAGGGCCTGCTGCTGGAAAAACCGATTTTTATGAACGCCACGCTGTCCACCTTTGCCCGGTTTGCCCGCCGCGGCCTGTTGAACGAGCGGGCGGAGAAAGCCGCCGCCCGCCAGCAGATGACCGCACTGCAAGTGGAACCGAAGGACCCGGACCGGCCGGCCCGCACGCTGTCCGGAGGCAATCAGCAGAAGGTGCTGCTGGCCCGCTGGCTTATTCACGGCACCCGGGTACTGCTGCTGGATGAACCCACCCGCGGCGTCGACGTTGGCGCCAAAACGGAGATCTATGCCCTGATCCGCGGGCTGGCCGCCGACGGTGTCGCCATTGTGGTGGTCTCGAGCGAAATCGAGGAAGTCATCGGGCTGGCGGACCGGGTGCTGGTGCTGGATGCCGGCCGGGTCCTGGCCGTCAGGAACGCAAGCGACATTGACGAGCACGGCGTGCTTGATCTGGTCCTGAAAGGAAGTGCACAGTGA
- a CDS encoding ROK family transcriptional regulator — MSTVSGASELFQLLRDGQPRTRTELADLLDAARSTIALRVDALMELGLVGPVDDAASTGGRPSSRFGLRADVKTVLGVDIGASHLRVGLTDLAGTRLADASRNLLVSEGPETVLDIVAELASGLLEHAGHGTGDLLAIGVGVPGPVEHSTGRPINPPIMPGWHGFDVPGYLHARFGVPVLVDNDVNVMSVGERAAAWPGVENLIFVKVATGIGAGIICNGTLLRGADGVAGDIGHIRVPRGAELLCRCGNSGCLEAVAAGPAVALKLRASGHSIADSLDVVALVRQGDQEALQLVRQAGRDVGEVLSACLSMMNPAVIVIGGSMALTGEHFIAGVREVIYSRTMPLATQHLQVVQSVSGLDAGIVGAGVLALQHALSRESIDAMLAAAGA; from the coding sequence ATGTCCACGGTCTCGGGAGCCAGCGAATTGTTCCAGCTGCTGCGCGACGGGCAGCCGCGCACCCGCACCGAACTGGCCGATCTGCTGGACGCCGCCCGGTCCACCATCGCCCTGCGGGTGGATGCGCTGATGGAGCTGGGGCTGGTGGGCCCGGTGGACGACGCCGCGTCCACCGGCGGGCGGCCGTCGTCGCGGTTCGGCCTGCGGGCGGACGTCAAAACGGTGCTCGGCGTGGATATCGGCGCCTCGCACCTGCGGGTGGGGCTGACCGATCTGGCCGGAACCCGTTTGGCGGACGCCTCCCGGAACCTGCTGGTGAGCGAAGGTCCGGAGACGGTGCTGGATATCGTTGCGGAACTGGCTTCCGGGCTGCTGGAGCACGCCGGGCATGGGACGGGTGACCTGCTGGCGATCGGCGTTGGGGTGCCCGGACCGGTGGAACACAGCACGGGCCGGCCGATCAACCCGCCGATCATGCCCGGCTGGCACGGCTTTGACGTGCCCGGCTACCTGCACGCGCGCTTCGGTGTGCCGGTGCTGGTGGACAACGATGTGAATGTCATGTCGGTGGGGGAGCGAGCGGCGGCCTGGCCCGGCGTCGAGAACCTGATCTTCGTGAAGGTGGCCACCGGCATCGGGGCCGGGATCATCTGCAACGGGACGCTGCTGCGCGGCGCCGACGGCGTGGCCGGGGACATCGGGCACATCCGCGTTCCGCGCGGTGCTGAGCTGCTGTGCCGGTGCGGGAATTCCGGCTGTCTGGAGGCCGTGGCCGCAGGTCCGGCGGTGGCCCTGAAGCTGCGGGCCTCGGGTCATTCGATCGCGGACAGCCTGGACGTGGTGGCGCTGGTGCGGCAGGGAGACCAGGAAGCGCTGCAGCTGGTCCGGCAGGCGGGCCGGGATGTGGGCGAGGTTCTCTCGGCCTGCCTGAGCATGATGAATCCGGCAGTGATCGTGATTGGCGGGTCCATGGCCCTGACCGGGGAGCATTTTATTGCCGGGGTGCGGGAGGTGATTTACTCGCGGACCATGCCGCTGGCCACGCAGCACCTGCAGGTGGTGCAGTCGGTGTCGGGGCTCGACGCCGGGATTGTCGGGGCGGGGGTGCTGGCCCTTCAGCATGCGCTTTCGCGGGAGAGCATCGACGCGATGCTGGCTGCGGCGGGAGCTTAG
- a CDS encoding sugar ABC transporter substrate-binding protein: MKSAKTLSAAVLLTAATLALTSCSGQAATPEGDAKTENIDLRMTVWSSNEAHLELFNSIADDYMADHPEISSITFDPLPFEDYTTTLTTQIAGGQAPDIAWVLENSAPDFVSSGALAPLTETLQATEGFEYDDLVPSATELWQEDDTLYGYPFSTSPFGVFVNEDLLAQAGQPSSAALVDDGRWNWEDVSDVGAAVNASTGKAGFIVRDFDYQLWDSLSTVWNGWDARPWSEDGKTCEFNSPEMVDAFTFLHEAAFEKNSMPGPGTTADFFAGDAAFTVTQISRASLLKDSTMNWDLLPLPEGPAGEYAVVGQGGIGVLTQGKNVAASTDFLAFFANPENSAALSAYFPPPRQSLLTTDTFAAANPMLTPEQIETVVIDGIATGTVRPSHEGQAEIAQQVRSGLDALWVPEADIAGVLDSVCGSLDPLLAG; this comes from the coding sequence ATGAAATCAGCAAAGACGCTGAGCGCAGCTGTCCTGCTTACTGCGGCCACACTCGCCCTGACCTCCTGTTCGGGCCAGGCTGCAACACCGGAAGGGGACGCCAAGACGGAGAACATCGACCTTCGGATGACGGTGTGGTCCTCCAATGAAGCCCACCTTGAACTCTTCAACTCGATCGCTGACGATTACATGGCGGACCATCCGGAAATCTCCTCGATCACCTTCGATCCCCTACCCTTCGAGGACTACACCACCACCCTCACCACCCAGATTGCCGGCGGGCAGGCCCCGGACATCGCCTGGGTGCTGGAGAACTCCGCCCCCGATTTCGTTTCCAGCGGTGCCCTGGCGCCGCTGACCGAGACGCTGCAGGCGACCGAGGGCTTCGAGTACGACGATCTCGTGCCCAGTGCCACCGAACTCTGGCAGGAGGACGACACCCTCTACGGTTACCCCTTCTCCACCTCGCCGTTCGGCGTCTTTGTGAACGAAGATTTGCTCGCCCAAGCCGGGCAACCGTCGTCGGCTGCGCTGGTCGATGACGGACGCTGGAACTGGGAAGATGTTTCCGATGTGGGAGCCGCTGTCAATGCGTCCACCGGAAAGGCCGGCTTTATCGTCCGCGACTTCGACTACCAGCTATGGGATTCCCTTTCCACCGTGTGGAACGGCTGGGACGCCCGGCCGTGGAGCGAGGACGGGAAAACCTGCGAATTCAATTCCCCGGAGATGGTTGACGCCTTCACCTTCCTGCATGAGGCCGCCTTCGAAAAGAACTCCATGCCGGGCCCTGGCACCACTGCTGACTTCTTTGCCGGCGATGCTGCCTTTACTGTCACCCAGATTTCCCGGGCCAGCCTGCTGAAGGACTCAACGATGAACTGGGATCTGCTGCCGCTGCCCGAGGGCCCTGCCGGTGAATACGCTGTGGTGGGCCAGGGTGGCATCGGCGTCCTGACCCAGGGCAAGAACGTCGCCGCCTCCACCGATTTCCTGGCCTTCTTCGCTAATCCGGAAAACTCGGCGGCCCTGTCCGCCTACTTCCCGCCGCCGCGGCAGTCGCTCCTGACCACCGATACCTTTGCCGCTGCCAATCCCATGCTGACCCCCGAGCAGATTGAAACTGTGGTCATTGACGGAATTGCCACCGGAACCGTGCGGCCCAGCCATGAGGGCCAAGCCGAAATTGCCCAGCAGGTCCGCTCCGGGCTGGATGCCCTCTGGGTTCCCGAGGCGGACATCGCCGGTGTCCTTGATTCCGTCTGCGGGTCTCTCGATCCGCTGCTGGCCGGCTAG
- a CDS encoding VOC family protein has translation MSTTLNPYLSFRDNARDAMAFYQSVFGGTLESSTFAEMNMADDPAEANKIMHSSLTTDNGMVLMASDTPSSMNLDEGSSYSISLSGNDGEQLRGYWDKLLDGGQMTLPLEKAPWGDMFGMLTDKFGTSWMISIETEDSQG, from the coding sequence ATGTCCACCACCCTGAATCCGTACCTCAGCTTCCGGGACAACGCCCGGGATGCCATGGCGTTTTATCAGAGCGTCTTCGGCGGAACCCTGGAAAGCAGCACGTTCGCGGAGATGAATATGGCCGATGACCCGGCCGAGGCGAACAAGATCATGCACTCGTCCCTGACCACCGATAACGGGATGGTCCTGATGGCTTCAGATACTCCGAGCAGTATGAATCTGGACGAAGGCAGCAGCTACTCCATTTCGCTGAGCGGCAACGACGGGGAGCAGCTGCGTGGGTACTGGGACAAGCTGCTCGACGGCGGACAAATGACGCTGCCGCTGGAGAAAGCGCCCTGGGGCGATATGTTCGGCATGTTGACCGACAAGTTCGGCACCAGCTGGATGATCAGCATCGAGACGGAGGATTCGCAGGGCTGA
- a CDS encoding carbohydrate ABC transporter permease yields the protein MKTDIPSTTSTRERPATAEVSADRALSEESRRRRRRSNWRYAAFYAAMTVMAVPFVFPTWWMITSSFKPIQEIFSFPPRLFPAEPTIQPYLDVFELQPFGQQYFNSVYIAVVVTLGTMLVSSLAGYAFARIKFPGANALFLVVLVGLLIPAEVTIVPLFQIFNSLGLINTHWPIILVTTFGAPSVLATFIMRQFFIALPVELEEAARIDGLGRFGIWWRIAMPLAKPALAAVAIFTFLHVWNLYLEPTVYLLSPDLFTLPQALTRFVDAYGGPMWNVQLAAATMTAVPVLLVFIVAQRQFVEGLAHTGLKG from the coding sequence ATGAAAACTGATATCCCGTCCACAACCTCCACCCGCGAGCGCCCGGCCACGGCTGAGGTGTCTGCCGACCGTGCCCTGAGCGAGGAGTCGCGGCGCCGACGCCGCAGGAGCAACTGGCGCTATGCCGCGTTCTACGCGGCGATGACCGTCATGGCGGTGCCGTTCGTCTTCCCCACCTGGTGGATGATCACGTCATCGTTCAAGCCGATTCAGGAAATCTTTTCCTTCCCGCCCCGACTGTTTCCTGCCGAGCCGACGATCCAGCCCTACCTCGATGTCTTTGAACTGCAGCCCTTTGGACAGCAGTACTTCAACTCCGTCTATATCGCCGTCGTCGTCACGCTCGGAACCATGTTGGTCTCTTCCTTGGCGGGATACGCGTTTGCGCGGATCAAATTCCCCGGCGCCAACGCCTTGTTCCTGGTAGTGCTGGTTGGCTTGCTCATACCGGCGGAGGTGACCATTGTGCCGCTGTTCCAGATATTTAACTCGCTGGGACTGATCAACACGCACTGGCCCATCATCCTGGTTACCACCTTCGGTGCCCCCAGCGTCCTGGCGACTTTCATAATGCGGCAGTTTTTCATTGCCCTGCCTGTGGAACTTGAGGAGGCCGCGCGGATCGACGGCCTCGGCCGGTTCGGGATTTGGTGGCGGATTGCCATGCCGCTGGCCAAGCCGGCGTTGGCTGCCGTGGCCATCTTTACGTTCCTGCACGTCTGGAACCTGTATCTGGAACCCACGGTCTATCTGCTCTCGCCGGACCTGTTCACCCTCCCCCAGGCACTGACACGTTTTGTGGACGCCTACGGTGGACCAATGTGGAACGTCCAGCTGGCGGCGGCGACCATGACCGCGGTTCCGGTGCTTCTGGTTTTCATCGTGGCTCAGCGTCAGTTCGTGGAGGGCCTCGCTCACACCGGACTGAAGGGGTAG